From Phalacrocorax carbo chromosome 8, bPhaCar2.1, whole genome shotgun sequence, a single genomic window includes:
- the LOC135314705 gene encoding protocadherin alpha-2-like — MKRAEKKEKGQNVGKEKEERKRRTRIEGKKKVKRRTEEREGKKENGKRNPHQKNQVSMEEGIKEERRRERKQREEKSRGGRKTSRQRRCRARVRRRGRAWGACEAAEQHTVSLQAQKRRRSGEAAPPRCGGEPGCERGGAARGGQESRRVRAAAGSRAGPGRVEAAAAAAMGVWWGPAVRVLVLQAAWALVGGQVRYSVPEEAKAGTVVGRLAQDLGLEAVDPEARRLRLVAQGRRASVEVSGASGALVVSSRLDREELCGKSAPCALRLEVLVERPLRVFHVELEVTDINDNAPLFPAARKNLNLSENSPPGSRFPLEGASDADIGANAQLSYTLSPSEHFRVEEENVNSRSKSLFLVLAKALDRETVAVHRLVVTASDGGRPPLTGTMEVVISVLDANDNAPQFNQSVYNMLLPEDALRGTLVARVNATDPDEGINGEMIYEIDTLNPPSSSDIFSIDAKSGEIRLTGVLDFETVTLYDLHIKATDKGWSPLSGHCRVVLEVVDVNDNAPEVWVTSLSVPVPEDAAVGTVVALLSVSDRDSGANGRVRCAAWPPSPFGLVSTFAGSYSLVLRESLDRERVAEYEVEVRAEDGGAPPLRASRAVRVPVSDVNDNAPAFAQAVYTVLARENNAAGAELARLWARDPDEAGNGRVSYSVAEGGGGGAAAVVGGWRPASSYVSVDAESGRLWALQPLDYEEVQVLQFEVRAVDAGEPPLCGNATVQVFVVDENDNAPALLPAAGGGPWAGASGEAAASGPGSGALWAWAAWGAPAGQVVAKIRAVDADSGYNAWLRYELWEPREKGPFRVGLYSGEVSTARALEEADGPRQRLVIVVRDHGEPARSATATLSVSLVEGAEAALAAAGSSSSSSSSPSSSGAGLRPAAGAEGGAAAAAAAAATTNVWLVVAICAVSSLFLLAVVLYGASRWAPRAAVLSGPGPATLVCASEVGSWSYSQRQSRSLCVADGAGKSDLMVFSPNFPPPPGPAAKETQPEPPALLDTVSGPPFLASRPFPLFASLARVALLARRLGRRWWEPGSAPGPAGGGCWSGA; from the coding sequence ATGAagagagcagagaagaaagaaaaggggcaAAATGttgggaaagagaaggaagagagaaaacgAAGAACGagaattgaaggaaaaaagaaggtgaaaagaagaacagaagagagagaggggaagaaggagaacgGAAAAAGGAatccacaccaaaaaaaccaagtCAGCATGgaagaaggaataaaagaagaaagaaggagagaaagaaaacagcgaGAAGAAAAGtcaagaggaggaaggaagaccAGCCGGCAGCGGAGGTGCCGAGCGCGGGTGCGGAGGCGCGGGCGAGCGTGGGGAGCGTGTGAGGCGGCGGAGCAGCACACGGTGTCGCTGCAGGCTCAGAAACGGCGGCGGAGCGGCGAGGCGGCTCCGCCCCGGTGCGGCGGAGAGCCCGGCTGTGAgcgcgggggggcggcgcggggcgggcaggAGAGCCGGCGCGTCCgtgcggcggcggggagccgtgcggggcccgggcgggtggaggcggcggcggcggcggcgatggGCGTGTGGTGGGGGCCCGCGGTGCgtgtgctggtgctgcaggcGGCCTGGGCGCTGGTCGGCGGGCAGGTGCGCTACTCGGTGCCGGAGGAAGCCAAGGCCGGGACGGTGGTGGGGCGCCTGGCGCAGGACCTGGGCCTGGAGGCGGTGGATCCGGAGGCGCGGCGGCTGCGGCTGGTGGCGCAGGGCCGGCGGGCGAGCGTGGAGGTGAGCGGGGCGAGCGGGGCGCTGGTGGTGAGCTCGCGGCTGGACCGGGAGGAGCTGTGCGGGAAGAGCGCGCCGTGCGCCCTGCgcctggaggtgctggtggagCGGCCGCTGCGCGTCTTCCACGTGGAGCTGGAGGTGACCGACATCAACGACAACGCCCCGCTCTTCCCCGCCGCCCggaaaaatctgaatttatcaGAGAACTCCCCTCCCGGGTCTCGGTTCCCGCTGGAGGGCGCGTCGGATGCAGATATCGGAGCCAACGCGCAGCTCTCCTACACACTCAGCCCCAGCGAACACTTCAGAGTAGAGGAAGAAAACGTTAACTCGCGTAGTAAATCGCTGTTTCTGGTGCTCGCGAAAGCGCTGGACCGGGAGACGGTGGCTGTGCACCGACTGGTGGTGACGGCGAGTGACGGGGGCCGGCCGCCGCTGACGGGCACGATGGAGGTGGTGATCTCTGTGCTGGACGCGAACGACAACGCGCCCCAGTTCAACCAGTCGGTGTACAACATGCTTTTGCCCGAAGACGCCTTACGAGGGACACTGGTGGCTCGGGTGAACGCCACGGATCCGGACGAGGGAATAAATGGAGAAATGATTTATGAAATTGATACATTAAATCCTCCCTCATCCTCAGATATATTCAGCATCGATGCGAAGAGCGGGGAGATCCGACTCACTGGCGTCCTGGACTTTGAGACAGTCACTTTGTACGACCTACACATTAAAGCGACAGATAAGGGTTGGTCGCCGCTGTCGGGTCACTGCAGGGTGGTGTTGGAGGTGGTGGACGTGAACGACAACGCGCCGGAGGTGTGGGTGACGTCGCTGTCGGTGCCGGTGCCGGAGGACGCGGCGGTGGGGACGGTGGTGGCGCTGCTGAGCGTGTCGGACCGGGACTCGGGGGCGAACGGTCGGGTGCGCTGCGCGGCGTGGCCGCCGTCGCCGTTCGGGCTGGTGTCGACGTTCGCGGGCTCGTACTCGCTGGTGCTGCGGGAGTCGCTGGACCGGGAGCGGGTGGCGGAGTACGAGGTGGAGGTGCGGGCGGAGGAcggcggggcgccgccgctgcGCGCCAGCCGCGCGGTGCGGGTGCCGGTGTCGGACGTGAACGACAACGCGCCGGCGTTCGCGCAGGCCGTGTACACGGTGCTGGCGCGGGAGAACAACGCGGCGGGCGCGGAGCTGGCGCGGCTGTGGGCGCGGGACCCGGACGAGGCGGGCAACGGGCGCGTGAGCTACTCGGtggcggagggcggcggcgggggcgcggcggcggtgGTCGGGGGGTGGCGCCCGGCGTCGAGCTACGTGTCGGTGGACGCGGAGAGCGGGCGGCTGTGGGCGCTGCAGCCGTTGGACTACGAGGAGGTGCAGGTGCTGCAGTTCGAGGTGCGGGCGGTGGACGCGGGGGAGCCGCCGCTGTGCGGCAACGCCACGGTGCAGGTCTTCGTGGTGGACGAGAACGACAACGCGCCGGCGCtgctgccggcggcgggcggcgggccgTGGGCCGGTGCGTCGGGCGAGGCGGCGGCGTCGGGGCCGGGCTCGGGGGCGTTGTGGGCGTGGGCGGCGTGGGGGGCGCCGGCGGGGCAGGTGGTGGCGAAGATCCGCGCGGTGGACGCGGACTCGGGCTACAACGCGTGGCTGCGCTACGAGCTGTGGGAGCCGCGGGAGAAGGGCCCGTTCCGCGTGGGGCTGTACAGCGGCGAGGTGAGCACGGCGCGGGCGCTGGAGGAGGCGGACGGCCCGCGGCAGAGGCTGGTGATCGTGGTGCGGGACCACGGGGAGCCGGCGCGCTCGGCCACGGCCACGCTGAGCGTGTCGCTGGTGGAGGGCGCCGAGGCGGCGCTGGCGGCCGCGGGCTCGTCCTCGTCCTCCTCGTCGTCCCCGTCCTCGTCGggggcggggctgcggccggcggcgggcgcggagggcggcgcggcggcggcggcggcggcggcggcgacgaCGAACGTGTGGCTGGTGGTGGCCATCTGCGCGGTGTCGAGCCTGTTCCTGCTGGCGGTGGTGCTGTACGGGGCGTCGCGGTGGGCGCCGCGGGCGGCCGTGCTGTCGGGGCCCGGGCCGGCGACGCTGGTGTGCGCCAGCGAAGTGGGGAGCTGGTCGTACTCGCAGCGCCAGAGCCGGAGCCTGTGCGTGGCGGACGGCGCGGGCAAGAGCGACCTGATGGTTTTCAGCCCCAacttcccgccgccgcccggtcCCGCGGCGAAGGAGACGCAGCCGGAGCCGCCCGCTCTCCTGGACACGGTCAGTGGCCCTCCCTTTCTCGCCTCTcgccccttccccctttttgCTAGTCTCGCCCGAGTCGCCCTTCTCGCCCGCCGCCTGGGCAGGCGGTGGTGGGAGCCGGGCTCAGCCCCGGGGCCTGCGGGCGGTGGGTGCTGGTCGGGTGCTTAG